The Pectobacterium sp. A5351 genome contains the following window.
AATCTGATGGGGAATAAGGAGAAGGCGGACAGGCAAAAAGCCGTCAGCGATATTGTGTCTCTCGAAAGCGCACTCGACATGTATAAGTTGGATAACAACCGTTATCCGTCCACCGAGCAGGGACTGAAAGCGTTGGTGACGAAGCCGACGGTGCAACCGGAGCCACGTAACTACCCAGCCGATGGCTATATTCGCCGCCTGCCGCAGGATCCATGGGGTTCGGAGTATCAACTGATGAATCCCGGCCAGCACGGCAAACTGGATATCTTCTCTCTGGGGCCAGATGGCATGCCGGGAACA
Protein-coding sequences here:
- the gspG gene encoding type II secretion system major pseudopilin GspG; this encodes MQQSQRSYGKHSYGQHSQRGFTLLEIMVVIVILGVLASLVVPNLMGNKEKADRQKAVSDIVSLESALDMYKLDNNRYPSTEQGLKALVTKPTVQPEPRNYPADGYIRRLPQDPWGSEYQLMNPGQHGKLDIFSLGPDGMPGTEDDIGNWNLDKK